Proteins found in one Agaribacterium sp. ZY112 genomic segment:
- a CDS encoding carbohydrate porin yields the protein MKSSVFYRSFLSAAVVGTISSFAFAEQDAQFGSAEQVNNRINEDNKNTKRPFKDRMADKGLLLAADYSALAMGLDEALGDADDSASGGMFRFYGSWAAIDNGALVWKAEHRHSYTDTEPRFLPFNAGVLGLEAPVFSDQGTRLTNLYWKQRFNDGRSTVIAGMLDVTDYTDVYAVASPWTGFVNFAFSTGNITMALPNDAALGVAGATMLGDNFFIIGGVTDMESDPTKPLDGFDSFFNDGHYFKSVDLGWTSSQDNIFVDNVHVTLWDADKSETLGQAADSGVNLSASKMLGQWLPFVRASWADKGALLGFDKSVSTGFSYYGLGKEGNNLGLAINWADAKADSKQVTTELFYFMKLLPGWELTPDIQYVQNPVNSTEDSAIIAGVRTRLIW from the coding sequence ATGAAATCATCAGTTTTTTATCGTTCTTTTTTAAGTGCTGCCGTTGTAGGCACGATCTCCTCTTTTGCTTTTGCAGAGCAAGATGCACAGTTTGGTAGTGCCGAGCAGGTCAATAACCGAATTAATGAAGATAATAAAAACACCAAAAGACCCTTTAAAGATCGCATGGCGGACAAGGGTTTATTGTTAGCTGCGGATTATTCGGCGCTTGCGATGGGCTTGGATGAGGCCTTGGGTGATGCTGACGACAGTGCCAGTGGTGGTATGTTTCGATTTTACGGCTCATGGGCGGCGATAGATAATGGGGCTTTAGTGTGGAAGGCAGAGCATAGACACAGCTATACCGATACCGAACCTCGCTTTTTACCATTTAATGCAGGTGTTCTTGGTTTAGAAGCGCCCGTATTTTCTGATCAAGGAACACGACTAACTAACCTGTATTGGAAGCAAAGGTTTAACGACGGACGCTCGACCGTTATTGCTGGTATGTTGGATGTGACTGATTATACCGATGTCTATGCAGTGGCGAGTCCGTGGACAGGATTTGTAAACTTTGCCTTCAGTACGGGTAATATCACAATGGCCCTGCCTAATGATGCTGCTTTAGGTGTTGCGGGTGCGACCATGTTGGGTGACAACTTTTTCATTATTGGTGGGGTGACCGATATGGAGAGTGATCCCACAAAGCCCTTAGATGGTTTTGACTCGTTCTTTAATGATGGACACTATTTCAAAAGTGTTGATTTAGGCTGGACCAGTTCTCAAGATAATATTTTTGTTGATAACGTACACGTGACGCTTTGGGACGCGGATAAAAGCGAAACGCTTGGTCAAGCTGCAGACAGCGGTGTCAATTTAAGCGCATCAAAAATGCTTGGCCAATGGCTGCCGTTTGTACGGGCTTCTTGGGCTGATAAAGGCGCGCTTCTTGGTTTTGATAAAAGTGTGAGTACGGGCTTTTCGTATTACGGTTTAGGTAAAGAAGGCAATAATTTAGGTTTGGCCATTAACTGGGCAGATGCTAAAGCAGATAGTAAGCAAGTTACGACGGAGCTGTTTTATTTTATGAAGCTGCTTCCTGGGTGGGAGTTAACTCCAGATATCCAATACGTACAAAATCCAGTTAATAGCACCGAGGACAGTGCCATTATTGCTGGTGTGCGAACCCGCCTAATCTGGTAG
- a CDS encoding DUF938 domain-containing protein — MKQDQPHDGLPFSQACENNKSPILRILRSAFAPSTKVLEIGSGTGQHAVFFAPQLPQLTWQPADRAAYQDGLKLWLTSHASPNILPPLVFDVEDSCWPTGFDAVFSANTAHIMSWPQAQHMIRKVGELLPEDGIFALYGPFNYEGCYSSESNARFDMWLKDQAPHQGIRDQEAAVTCAQQVALSLVCDHPMPANNRMLVFKKLAQPEGKTLVD; from the coding sequence ATGAAGCAAGATCAGCCACATGATGGCCTGCCTTTTAGTCAGGCCTGTGAAAACAACAAAAGCCCTATCCTGCGTATTTTGCGCAGTGCCTTTGCGCCGAGTACTAAGGTATTGGAAATCGGCAGCGGCACGGGTCAGCACGCCGTTTTTTTTGCGCCACAATTACCTCAGCTTACATGGCAGCCTGCCGATAGAGCCGCGTATCAAGATGGCTTAAAGCTCTGGTTAACGAGCCATGCCAGCCCCAATATTTTGCCGCCGTTAGTGTTTGATGTTGAGGACTCGTGTTGGCCGACGGGTTTTGATGCCGTATTTAGTGCAAATACGGCTCATATTATGAGTTGGCCACAAGCTCAGCACATGATTCGCAAAGTGGGTGAGCTTTTACCCGAAGACGGTATATTTGCTCTTTATGGCCCTTTTAACTATGAAGGCTGTTATAGCAGTGAGAGCAATGCTCGTTTTGATATGTGGTTAAAAGATCAAGCTCCGCACCAAGGTATTCGAGATCAAGAAGCTGCTGTTACGTGCGCGCAGCAAGTGGCTTTAAGTCTTGTCTGTGACCACCCTATGCCAGCTAATAATCGTATGTTGGTGTTCAAAAAGTTGGCTCAACCGGAAGGTAAAACGCTTGTTGATTAA
- a CDS encoding DMT family transporter yields MKASLVFLLCLTLMGFAANSLLVRAALKSELIDPASFTIWRLCSGAVVLFLLVLWRGSVKQLSCSAANLASALTLLAYATCFSFAYINLDAGLGALLLFASVQLAMSAFVWFKGQRFGLYEYLGFALALSGLVILSNPFSLQFPLVSTLLMIGSGVAWAAYSLLGQGSKDAISDSALAFMLAGPLSFLLLLVPGHVLHSSQWGIILALASGAVCSALAYALWYSVLPKLKAQTAAVAQLSVPLITAVVAFILLAEPLGWRFIISAVLILGGIAAVALSKKVDKN; encoded by the coding sequence ATGAAGGCTTCATTAGTGTTTTTGCTTTGCTTAACCTTAATGGGGTTTGCCGCAAATAGCCTATTAGTACGAGCAGCACTGAAAAGTGAGTTAATCGACCCTGCCAGTTTTACTATTTGGCGCTTGTGTTCGGGGGCCGTGGTTTTATTTTTGTTGGTGCTTTGGCGGGGTTCGGTAAAACAACTATCTTGCTCAGCAGCCAATTTGGCCTCGGCCTTAACGCTTCTAGCGTATGCGACCTGTTTTTCTTTTGCTTATATCAACTTGGATGCAGGCTTAGGCGCGTTATTGTTATTTGCTTCTGTACAGCTAGCTATGTCTGCGTTTGTCTGGTTTAAAGGGCAGCGCTTTGGTTTGTATGAATACCTTGGTTTTGCTTTGGCCTTGTCGGGTTTAGTGATTTTGAGTAACCCGTTTTCTTTGCAATTCCCTCTAGTTTCAACGCTGTTGATGATAGGCAGTGGTGTGGCATGGGCTGCGTATAGTTTACTTGGGCAAGGCAGTAAGGATGCGATCAGTGACAGCGCTCTCGCGTTTATGTTGGCGGGGCCTTTAAGTTTTTTATTGCTGCTTGTTCCTGGGCACGTACTACACAGCTCACAGTGGGGCATTATTCTAGCCTTAGCTTCGGGCGCGGTGTGTTCGGCTTTAGCTTACGCTCTGTGGTATAGCGTTTTGCCCAAGTTAAAAGCACAAACAGCTGCGGTAGCACAATTATCTGTGCCCCTTATTACAGCCGTGGTTGCATTTATACTGTTGGCCGAACCATTGGGTTGGCGTTTTATTATTTCGGCTGTACTCATATTAGGCGGTATTGCTGCCGTGGCATTGAGCAAAAAAGTAGATAAAAATTAA
- a CDS encoding FKBP-type peptidyl-prolyl cis-trans isomerase, with protein sequence MARKQIKKAGKGSAGQNRKNSASFIDKYLQKPGVETTDSGLAYRFVELTDSDQRATDWDTVTIEQRLLLADGTVISDTYREGQSEVFKVEQAIDGLREALQLMPLGSRMEVVVPPELAWGKRGNRSKIGPNAVLFFDLRLLNIS encoded by the coding sequence ATGGCTAGAAAACAAATAAAAAAAGCAGGCAAAGGCAGTGCAGGTCAAAATCGTAAAAATAGCGCGAGCTTTATTGATAAATACCTGCAAAAACCCGGCGTAGAAACGACGGATTCAGGTTTGGCTTATCGTTTTGTTGAGCTGACAGACTCGGATCAACGAGCAACAGATTGGGATACGGTAACCATTGAGCAGCGTTTATTACTTGCAGATGGCACGGTTATCTCCGATACCTATCGAGAAGGTCAATCTGAGGTATTTAAAGTAGAGCAAGCGATTGATGGGTTGCGCGAAGCTCTGCAACTGATGCCTTTGGGCTCGCGCATGGAAGTGGTTGTGCCACCTGAGCTGGCTTGGGGAAAGCGCGGAAATCGCAGTAAGATTGGGCCTAATGCGGTTTTGTTTTTTGATTTACGGCTGTTGAATATCTCTTAA
- a CDS encoding beta-propeller domain-containing protein, translating to MRPTSSIKYHTLITAISALSLIGCGGNSGDSHSGNKPNQQRNSENSYLQQVTSDAELEHSLKAHYRSNEYQLSAGADILEASIGSMPENIAPEADQTFSRTYGLEDAVAEADILKYDGEHLYILKADRTWHNSQTSCDSESCVTSQNETEAVRVLEVDHQNALARALEPIELPSSEFVEGLYLTEQQLVSISSQYSFHSYGDTWIEPAFWSQESSFIIRGFNKNEQRANWQLEIDGALVQSRRIGNTLYIVSRYSPHLDGLPLYPSTDEQVSKNSDALDLLGLEQLLPNIEIAGQRQTLFTAEDCMVLNAVNNQASGYPVITSLSAIALDTPEQINSRCIVAPANGVYVSEKSLYLSANEYSEQEQQTLIHKFSLQTSEFDYRGSATVNGSLWLHGNNEFRISEYNDELRLLTSQWQENSSDRIDHYLHILREDELEQELNIISTLPNEEQPEEIGKANEDLYGVRFFNDRAFLVTFERTDPLYILDLSDAQQPLIAGSLEIPGFNELLHPVNDQLLLGFGQEQDKLKLELFNISDISQPRSLAKQYLGNESGAWSEALHNRHAFTYLAGEHIDRISIPTVTNSTQLIDADSPNQFRRQLGKLYQFELRNKHASADAAELAMIGSILADTDADNQDWYPSKQRSVIHQDSVFFLSGGLIWASKWEEEQVNGPF from the coding sequence ATGCGACCAACATCATCAATTAAGTACCACACATTAATCACAGCGATCTCGGCATTAAGCCTAATAGGCTGCGGCGGCAATAGTGGAGATAGCCACTCAGGCAACAAACCTAATCAGCAGCGCAACAGCGAGAATAGTTATCTACAACAAGTAACAAGTGACGCAGAGCTAGAACACTCACTTAAAGCGCATTATCGCAGCAATGAATATCAACTAAGTGCAGGTGCAGACATACTTGAAGCCAGCATAGGTAGCATGCCGGAAAACATCGCACCAGAAGCCGACCAAACATTTAGCCGTACTTACGGCCTTGAAGATGCTGTGGCTGAGGCCGATATACTTAAATACGATGGTGAACATTTATATATCTTGAAAGCCGATAGAACTTGGCATAATTCTCAAACAAGTTGTGATAGTGAGTCTTGTGTAACATCACAAAATGAAACAGAAGCGGTTCGAGTTCTAGAAGTTGACCATCAAAATGCCTTGGCCAGGGCCTTAGAGCCAATAGAACTACCAAGTAGCGAGTTTGTTGAGGGGCTCTATTTAACTGAACAGCAGCTTGTATCAATCTCTAGCCAATACAGTTTTCACAGCTATGGTGATACTTGGATTGAACCCGCATTTTGGAGTCAAGAAAGCAGCTTTATCATTAGGGGGTTTAATAAAAACGAACAACGTGCAAACTGGCAACTAGAAATAGACGGCGCTTTAGTTCAAAGCCGCCGAATTGGTAATACTCTATATATTGTTAGCCGTTATAGCCCACACCTGGATGGACTCCCTCTATACCCAAGCACAGATGAGCAAGTATCAAAAAACAGCGACGCTTTAGATTTACTAGGACTTGAACAGCTTTTACCCAATATCGAAATAGCAGGCCAGCGCCAAACCTTGTTTACAGCTGAAGATTGTATGGTCTTAAACGCCGTCAATAATCAAGCATCTGGCTATCCTGTCATCACCAGCTTAAGTGCCATCGCGCTGGATACACCTGAACAAATAAATAGCCGCTGTATTGTCGCTCCAGCTAACGGTGTTTATGTCAGTGAAAAATCACTTTATTTAAGTGCTAATGAATATAGCGAGCAAGAACAACAAACCTTAATTCATAAATTTTCACTGCAAACTAGCGAGTTTGATTATCGCGGCTCTGCAACCGTCAATGGCAGCCTTTGGCTACATGGCAACAACGAGTTCCGCATTAGTGAATACAACGATGAACTACGATTATTAACCAGCCAATGGCAAGAGAATAGCAGTGACCGAATCGATCACTACCTGCATATCTTGCGTGAAGATGAACTTGAGCAAGAGTTAAATATTATTAGCACCTTGCCAAATGAAGAGCAGCCGGAAGAAATTGGCAAAGCAAATGAAGATCTCTACGGTGTTCGTTTCTTTAACGACCGAGCCTTTTTGGTCACCTTTGAACGCACCGACCCACTTTACATACTTGATCTTAGTGACGCTCAACAGCCCCTAATTGCAGGCTCACTGGAGATACCCGGTTTTAATGAATTACTGCACCCTGTTAATGATCAGCTATTGCTTGGTTTTGGCCAGGAGCAAGACAAACTCAAACTTGAGCTCTTTAATATTAGCGATATCAGCCAGCCCCGCAGCCTAGCAAAACAATATTTAGGTAACGAAAGTGGAGCTTGGTCGGAAGCGCTCCACAATCGACACGCCTTTACCTATTTAGCTGGTGAACACATCGATCGCATAAGTATTCCCACCGTCACTAATAGCACACAGCTTATCGATGCCGACTCTCCAAATCAGTTTCGCAGGCAGCTAGGAAAACTTTATCAATTTGAGCTAAGAAATAAGCACGCTTCTGCAGATGCAGCCGAATTAGCAATGATCGGCAGTATCCTTGCCGACACCGATGCCGACAACCAAGACTGGTATCCATCAAAACAGCGCAGCGTCATCCACCAAGACAGTGTGTTTTTCTTGAGTGGGGGGTTAATTTGGGCATCAAAATGGGAAGAGGAACAGGTAAACGGGCCTTTTTAA
- a CDS encoding MipA/OmpV family protein — protein sequence MRSKLAFLTIVLCLLSLMLGMAVTTFAEESESQWYIALAPGIGERSQALLGQENQPLYLNIDIAWYGKRFFFDNTDLGAFLFSGQQWSVNALAELNDERGVLNNLADVGISVGGLGGTQEMAGQGPEPPPIGGDNNDSDGGAGLDEPLAPSDAEDQPDFVETPVASPTPSPAPSPIFSPSPTSSYSLPDREQSILAGGEFLFELGSDSAYLGDMYLAALTDVSGRHNGHKMKLAYSYSVLWQRWHLQPAIEWNWLDDKLANYYFGVSENDSPNAQAIYEPGASINTEYSLLLNYAISPRLFWGLSYRYKLLDTSIVDSPIVEDDAISTFFTGIKYKFY from the coding sequence ATGAGAAGTAAATTAGCCTTTTTAACCATTGTCCTGTGTCTACTTAGTTTGATGCTAGGTATGGCCGTGACGACCTTTGCCGAAGAATCAGAGTCGCAGTGGTATATTGCGCTTGCGCCCGGTATTGGTGAGCGTAGCCAAGCCTTGCTTGGTCAAGAGAATCAGCCCTTATATTTAAATATCGATATTGCTTGGTATGGCAAACGCTTCTTTTTTGATAATACCGATCTTGGTGCATTCTTATTTAGTGGCCAACAGTGGTCTGTGAATGCTCTAGCCGAACTCAACGATGAGCGAGGCGTATTAAATAACTTAGCTGATGTTGGCATCAGTGTTGGTGGTCTTGGTGGGACACAAGAAATGGCCGGTCAGGGGCCTGAGCCCCCTCCTATTGGTGGTGATAATAACGATAGTGATGGCGGAGCTGGGTTGGATGAGCCGCTTGCGCCTTCTGATGCCGAAGATCAGCCCGACTTTGTTGAGACTCCTGTTGCTAGCCCTACGCCATCTCCGGCCCCTAGCCCTATTTTTAGCCCCTCGCCTACGTCCAGTTATTCTTTACCTGATCGAGAGCAATCGATATTAGCTGGCGGTGAGTTTTTATTCGAGCTTGGTAGTGATAGCGCTTATCTGGGTGATATGTATCTTGCTGCGTTAACGGATGTTAGTGGGCGTCACAATGGCCATAAAATGAAGCTTGCTTACAGTTACAGTGTGCTTTGGCAGCGCTGGCATTTACAGCCAGCAATTGAGTGGAATTGGCTCGACGATAAACTAGCAAATTACTATTTTGGTGTGAGCGAAAATGATAGCCCTAATGCTCAAGCTATTTATGAGCCCGGTGCGTCGATTAACACTGAATATTCTCTATTGTTGAATTACGCCATTAGCCCTCGTTTGTTTTGGGGGCTTAGTTATCGTTATAAATTGTTGGATACAAGTATTGTTGACAGCCCGATAGTAGAAGACGATGCTATCAGCACGTTTTTTACTGGTATTAAATACAAGTTTTACTAA
- a CDS encoding DUF3019 domain-containing protein: protein MKMSGLLLVLLFSLSFTVFGADDKQEAKLELWVKPKLCLRYKESKPCSLELRLRWTAPSEGNYCVYSAQTEMEPLQCWHLSSAGEYETEFTIDSDVEFWLSMRGSEIKLATAELELATLLGGGNKARNRRHIWNLI from the coding sequence ATGAAAATGTCAGGCCTGTTATTGGTCCTGTTGTTCTCTCTGTCTTTTACCGTATTTGGGGCTGATGATAAGCAAGAGGCAAAATTAGAGCTTTGGGTAAAACCCAAGCTATGTCTGCGCTATAAAGAAAGCAAGCCCTGTTCTTTAGAGTTGCGCTTGCGCTGGACCGCGCCTAGCGAAGGTAATTACTGCGTCTATTCTGCACAGACAGAGATGGAGCCACTTCAGTGCTGGCATTTAAGCTCGGCAGGTGAATATGAAACGGAATTTACAATAGATTCAGATGTTGAGTTTTGGTTAAGTATGAGGGGTTCTGAGATCAAACTAGCAACAGCAGAGCTAGAGCTTGCAACACTCTTAGGTGGTGGTAATAAGGCTAGAAATCGCCGACATATTTGGAATTTAATTTAG
- a CDS encoding response regulator transcription factor, with protein sequence MNAARILLVEDDEKLAALTANFLCQNGYLLDCAASCEEALELVKEKPDLILLDLGLPDGDGITLCAQLREYHHGPILMLTARDSTLDQVVGLDAGADDFLSKPIEPMVLLARIRAFLRQRLRAEAQTFIEFKSLKLSSSSQQVWLNGEEVRLSSMEFLLLELLVKQAGHVVSREALCRHARGVEYDGLDRTVDIRISRMRKKLGDQKAQSERIRSVRGQGYLLVPDAW encoded by the coding sequence GTGAATGCCGCGCGCATTTTATTAGTTGAAGATGATGAAAAATTAGCGGCCTTAACGGCTAATTTCCTCTGCCAAAATGGTTATTTGTTAGATTGCGCGGCGAGCTGCGAAGAAGCTTTAGAGCTTGTTAAAGAGAAACCGGATCTTATTCTTCTTGATTTGGGGCTACCTGATGGGGATGGCATCACACTGTGTGCTCAACTTCGTGAGTACCATCATGGCCCCATACTCATGCTGACAGCTCGCGATAGTACTCTTGATCAGGTTGTTGGTTTGGATGCTGGAGCTGATGATTTCCTTTCAAAACCGATTGAGCCAATGGTACTGCTCGCTCGTATTCGCGCTTTTTTACGGCAGCGTTTACGCGCAGAGGCGCAGACCTTTATTGAGTTTAAGTCCTTAAAGCTGTCTTCTAGCTCCCAGCAAGTTTGGCTGAACGGTGAAGAGGTTAGGCTTAGCTCAATGGAATTTTTATTGTTGGAGTTATTGGTAAAACAGGCCGGTCATGTAGTCAGTCGGGAAGCTCTCTGCCGTCATGCTCGAGGTGTTGAATATGACGGTTTGGATCGAACCGTTGATATACGTATCTCTCGAATGAGGAAAAAACTCGGTGATCAAAAAGCTCAAAGCGAGCGCATACGTAGCGTGAGGGGGCAGGGGTATTTATTGGTCCCTGACGCTTGGTGA
- a CDS encoding sensor histidine kinase, producing the protein MALLLCVLLFTVFLSDLLWLSLYPKDKEQDAWISLSFELIEQELKSNQASDFEALSLPYDIQINSLAEVHFEEPQQLSSHSIQLIELNGQNFYIKNYLDLNKQVLVGPLPKQSSWQAVFSILFYVLLALILWWWLQPILTGLERLRLAMMSFARDCDQKLELPASREPIASMQHSFEQMAEQISWLIRSQQELTRGLSHELRTPLARAKFVLAELNQANAQAKPLYDSLAEDLQEIELLTSAMLDYSRIGAATKLDRNELRLIDLLEQVRDQCSWRASAKISVQCDPELFASMDALLIKLALSNLVFNAARFAQASIVIEAELKAGQLCISVCDDGPGLSDIEKQQLVLPFARKAGQQDMGFGLGLPTVLRIVQLHGGTMTLYDSSIGGLNVQLCLPKEI; encoded by the coding sequence GTGGCGCTTTTGTTATGTGTTTTGCTGTTCACCGTGTTTTTGAGTGACTTACTTTGGTTAAGCCTTTACCCCAAAGATAAAGAGCAAGATGCATGGATTAGCTTAAGTTTCGAGCTTATTGAGCAAGAGCTAAAGTCTAATCAAGCTTCTGATTTTGAAGCCTTATCCCTGCCCTATGATATTCAGATAAATTCATTAGCTGAGGTGCATTTTGAAGAGCCCCAGCAGTTAAGTAGCCATTCAATTCAGCTAATTGAATTAAATGGTCAAAATTTTTATATAAAGAACTACTTAGATTTAAACAAACAAGTGCTTGTGGGTCCTTTACCTAAGCAGAGTTCGTGGCAAGCCGTCTTTAGCATATTGTTTTATGTGTTGCTGGCGCTCATCCTATGGTGGTGGCTGCAACCTATTCTTACTGGTTTAGAGCGTTTACGCCTAGCAATGATGAGTTTTGCTCGTGATTGTGATCAAAAACTTGAATTACCGGCATCAAGAGAACCAATTGCCAGTATGCAACACAGTTTTGAACAGATGGCGGAGCAAATTTCTTGGCTGATTCGTTCACAGCAAGAGCTGACTCGAGGTTTGAGTCATGAGTTACGCACTCCGCTTGCTCGTGCAAAATTTGTCTTAGCTGAACTTAATCAAGCCAATGCCCAGGCCAAACCTTTGTATGACTCTCTCGCGGAGGACTTGCAGGAAATTGAGTTATTAACCTCTGCGATGCTTGATTATAGTCGTATAGGTGCGGCAACAAAGTTGGATAGGAACGAGTTGCGGCTTATTGATCTACTGGAACAAGTTCGCGATCAGTGCAGTTGGCGAGCATCAGCAAAGATCAGTGTTCAGTGTGATCCGGAATTATTCGCAAGCATGGATGCTTTATTGATAAAGCTAGCACTCTCAAACCTAGTATTTAATGCCGCTCGTTTTGCTCAAGCAAGTATTGTAATTGAGGCTGAGCTAAAGGCTGGTCAGTTATGTATATCAGTCTGTGATGACGGCCCTGGTCTTAGTGATATCGAGAAGCAGCAGTTGGTTTTACCGTTTGCTCGTAAAGCTGGACAGCAAGATATGGGCTTTGGTTTGGGCCTACCTACGGTATTACGTATTGTACAGTTACATGGCGGCACTATGACCTTGTACGACTCCTCTATAGGTGGGTTGAATGTGCAGTTGTGCTTGCCTAAAGAGATCTAG
- a CDS encoding LysR substrate-binding domain-containing protein: MKFSLKQVQVFQLVAELESVSEAAKQLHMSQSAASMALAQLESQLGKELFIRQGRRMALSNWGAWLRPHAYSLLESCNTIEQGMQDMDLISGVLRIGASQTPAEYMVPQVISALDRDFPHLQLKLGVENTEHVIEALLDYRYDLGIIEGHCDSSEIQRQKWCEDELVVIAGVEHPYTKMSECSITQLGMAQWILREHGAGTREIFDIAVHEHLEQIQVHREYEQSAVILELVSHGRYLSCLSRRLVQPWLERGLISILNTPALSMKRDISFIWRRQDDDSPNRDALTRAARKLID; this comes from the coding sequence ATGAAATTCAGCTTGAAGCAAGTACAGGTCTTCCAGTTAGTAGCTGAACTAGAAAGTGTTTCTGAAGCAGCTAAACAACTGCATATGAGCCAAAGTGCAGCGAGCATGGCGCTAGCCCAATTAGAGAGCCAGCTCGGTAAAGAGTTGTTTATCCGCCAAGGGCGACGAATGGCACTGAGTAACTGGGGTGCATGGCTTAGACCACACGCCTACAGCCTACTAGAAAGCTGCAATACCATTGAGCAAGGTATGCAGGATATGGACTTAATCAGTGGGGTATTACGTATAGGTGCAAGCCAAACACCAGCCGAATATATGGTGCCTCAGGTAATCAGTGCCCTAGACCGTGATTTCCCTCACCTTCAGCTTAAATTAGGGGTAGAAAATACTGAGCATGTAATCGAGGCTTTGCTCGACTATCGCTATGACCTTGGCATCATTGAAGGCCACTGTGACAGCAGCGAGATTCAACGCCAAAAATGGTGTGAAGACGAGCTAGTTGTCATAGCTGGAGTCGAGCACCCCTACACTAAAATGTCTGAGTGCAGTATTACTCAACTAGGCATGGCCCAATGGATATTAAGAGAGCACGGAGCCGGCACCCGAGAGATTTTTGATATCGCCGTACACGAGCACTTAGAGCAAATTCAAGTACATAGAGAGTATGAACAAAGTGCAGTGATTCTAGAACTGGTTAGTCACGGTCGTTATTTAAGCTGCTTGAGCCGCCGCCTTGTTCAGCCTTGGCTTGAAAGAGGGTTAATCAGTATTCTCAATACGCCTGCGCTATCGATGAAGCGTGACATTTCGTTTATCTGGAGACGCCAAGACGACGACAGTCCCAATCGCGATGCGCTAACCCGAGCGGCACGCAAACTTATTGATTAG